In a genomic window of Thermosynechococcus sp. CL-1:
- a CDS encoding RNA polymerase sigma factor SigF: protein MSNRALSTDHTDLKGSTLSLLQAYQDNPARELRNRLVELNMGLVRKEAHRWVQCTQESFDDLMQVGTLGLIHAIERFDQSKGVAFSSFAIPYIRGEIQHYLRDKSPQIRVPRRWQTLQSQAKRVIQELRQQLQRPPSDSEIAQALDVPLEEWQAAKFANYHTTPVSLDAPTFEGEEDAVSLGDIVPDQRYQSFQLAQEDRIRLQQCLQKLEARTCQILEFVFLYDLSQKETAERLGLSAVTVSRQIKKGLQALQRMMSHDEAES, encoded by the coding sequence ATGTCCAATAGGGCACTGAGTACTGATCATACTGACCTAAAGGGTTCTACCTTGTCTCTGTTGCAGGCATACCAAGACAACCCTGCACGCGAATTGCGGAATCGCCTTGTCGAGTTGAACATGGGACTGGTACGCAAGGAAGCCCATCGCTGGGTACAGTGCACCCAAGAAAGCTTTGACGACCTGATGCAAGTGGGCACCCTTGGCCTCATTCACGCCATTGAACGCTTTGATCAAAGTAAGGGAGTGGCCTTTAGTTCCTTTGCCATTCCCTACATTCGCGGTGAGATTCAACACTACCTGCGGGATAAAAGTCCGCAAATTCGCGTCCCCCGTCGTTGGCAAACCCTCCAAAGCCAAGCAAAGCGAGTCATTCAGGAGTTACGCCAACAACTGCAGCGTCCCCCCAGCGATAGTGAAATTGCCCAAGCCCTCGATGTCCCCCTTGAAGAATGGCAAGCGGCAAAATTTGCCAACTACCACACCACCCCGGTCAGCCTAGATGCCCCCACCTTTGAGGGTGAGGAAGATGCTGTTTCCCTCGGTGACATCGTGCCCGATCAACGGTACCAAAGTTTTCAACTCGCCCAAGAAGATCGCATTCGTTTGCAGCAGTGTCTGCAAAAACTAGAAGCCCGCACCTGTCAGATTCTGGAATTTGTCTTTTTGTACGATTTGAGTCAAAAAGAAACCGCTGAACGCTTGGGTCTAAGTGCGGTCACAGTCTCTCGCCAGATTAAAAAAGGCCTCCAAGCCCTACAACGGATGATGAGTCACGACGAGGCTGAATCCTGA
- the ftsH2 gene encoding ATP-dependent zinc metalloprotease FtsH2 translates to MKVSWKTVLLWSIPLLLMGVLLWQGASNFMLNQSQPPLNTASTRMSYGRFLNYLDAGRISKVDIFDNGRTAIVDVSDPELINGRPLRVRVDMPGTAPEVISKLREQHVEIDVHPARNDGALWGLLGNLLFPVLLLGGLFFLFRRSSNVPGGPGQAMNFGKSRARFQMEAKTGVMFDDVAGVDEAKEELQEVVTFLKKPEKFTAVGARIPKGVLLVGPPGTGKTMLAKAIAGEAGVPFFSISGSEFVEMFVGVGASRVRDLFRKAKENAPCLIFIDEIDAVGRQRGAGIGGGNDEREQTLNQLLTEMDGFEGNTGIIVIAATNRPDVLDAALLRPGRFDRQVVVDAPDIKGRLAILKVHARNKKLAPEVSLEAIARRTPGFTGADLANLLNEAAILTARRRKPAITMLEIDDAVDRVVAGMEGTPLIDGKSKRLIAYHEVGHAIVGTLLKEHDPVQKVTLVPRGQARGLTWFMPSEDSGLISRSQLMARMAGALGGRAAEYVVFGDAEVTTGAGNDLQQVTAMARQMVTRFGMSDLGPLSLETQNGEVFLGRDLVSRTEYSEEIAARIDAQVRELVQHSYELAIKIIRDNRVVIDRLVDLLVEKETIDGEEFRQIVAEYTVVPDKERFVPQL, encoded by the coding sequence ATGAAAGTCTCTTGGAAAACTGTTCTCCTTTGGTCAATCCCCCTACTGCTCATGGGGGTTCTCCTCTGGCAGGGGGCGAGCAACTTTATGCTCAATCAAAGTCAGCCTCCTCTGAATACCGCCAGTACGCGCATGAGCTATGGGCGATTCCTCAACTATTTAGATGCGGGTCGCATTAGTAAAGTGGACATTTTCGATAATGGTCGCACCGCCATTGTGGATGTCTCTGATCCGGAACTGATTAACGGTCGCCCCCTGCGGGTACGGGTAGATATGCCGGGGACGGCTCCAGAAGTCATTAGTAAACTGCGGGAGCAGCACGTAGAAATTGATGTTCATCCGGCTCGCAATGATGGTGCCCTGTGGGGACTCTTGGGTAATTTACTCTTCCCCGTCTTGCTCTTGGGAGGACTCTTTTTCCTCTTCCGCCGCTCCAGCAACGTGCCCGGAGGCCCAGGTCAGGCGATGAACTTTGGTAAGTCTCGCGCCCGCTTCCAAATGGAGGCCAAAACGGGTGTCATGTTTGACGATGTTGCTGGTGTCGATGAAGCCAAGGAAGAACTACAAGAGGTGGTCACCTTCCTGAAGAAGCCCGAGAAATTTACAGCGGTGGGTGCTCGCATTCCCAAAGGGGTGCTACTAGTAGGGCCACCCGGCACAGGGAAAACGATGCTGGCCAAGGCAATCGCCGGTGAGGCAGGGGTACCCTTCTTCTCCATCTCGGGTTCAGAATTTGTCGAGATGTTTGTTGGTGTTGGTGCCTCCCGCGTCCGGGATCTGTTCCGCAAAGCCAAAGAAAACGCTCCCTGTCTCATCTTTATTGATGAAATTGATGCTGTGGGTCGCCAACGCGGGGCTGGCATTGGCGGCGGTAACGATGAGCGGGAGCAAACCCTCAACCAACTGCTGACCGAAATGGATGGCTTTGAGGGGAATACCGGCATCATTGTGATTGCGGCAACCAATCGTCCTGATGTCTTGGATGCGGCTCTCCTGCGTCCGGGTCGCTTTGACCGGCAGGTGGTGGTAGATGCACCGGATATTAAGGGTCGCTTGGCGATTCTCAAGGTGCATGCCCGCAACAAGAAATTGGCGCCCGAAGTTTCCCTTGAGGCGATCGCTCGCCGTACCCCCGGCTTTACGGGAGCCGATTTGGCCAACCTCCTCAATGAAGCAGCGATTCTCACGGCCCGGCGGCGGAAACCCGCCATCACCATGCTGGAAATTGACGATGCCGTGGATCGGGTTGTCGCTGGTATGGAGGGCACACCGCTGATTGACGGCAAGAGCAAGCGCCTCATCGCCTACCACGAAGTGGGTCATGCCATTGTCGGGACACTGCTTAAAGAGCACGATCCTGTCCAAAAAGTGACGTTGGTGCCCCGCGGTCAAGCCCGTGGTCTCACTTGGTTCATGCCCTCAGAGGATTCTGGTCTGATCTCGCGATCGCAACTCATGGCGCGGATGGCCGGTGCCCTTGGGGGCCGAGCGGCTGAATACGTCGTCTTTGGCGATGCTGAGGTCACGACTGGTGCTGGCAATGACCTGCAGCAAGTGACAGCAATGGCACGGCAAATGGTGACCCGCTTTGGTATGTCAGATCTAGGACCTCTCTCCTTGGAAACCCAAAACGGTGAAGTGTTCTTGGGGCGGGACTTGGTGTCTCGAACAGAATACTCCGAAGAAATTGCGGCGCGCATTGATGCCCAAGTGCGGGAGTTGGTGCAGCACAGCTACGAACTCGCCATCAAGATTATCCGGGACAATCGCGTGGTCATTGACCGCCTCGTCGATCTCCTAGTAGAAAAAGAAACCATTGATGGTGAAGAGTTCCGGCAAATTGTTGCTGAATACACCGTTGTTCCCGATAAAGAGCGCTTTGTACCGCAGCTTTAG
- the recG gene encoding ATP-dependent DNA helicase RecG: protein MSLDWPRLQRALAIETARGFCNLQGNTYRFNEYLHAALMQAPLQQLPLQMRDRWQETAAAYAHYNDLSPSQRQHLVVKTRQLLHDVHKQLTSPPPRPRPLDQALKTVNGIGERTAAKLEKLGLYRVADLIYYFPRDHIDYARQVPIQQLQAGETVTLVGKVRRCNCFTSPRNAKLTILEIVLQDRTGQIRLSRFYAGARYAQRGWQEQQKRLYAPQTIVAASGLVKLTKYGLTLEDPQLEVLDHAGAEIDSLTIGRIVPVYPLTEGVSPDVIRRAVDRVLPLVQGYPDPLPQGLRQRHQLLPLDMALRHIHFPPDRTQLSLARRRLIFDEFFYLQLGLLQRRRQQQQQASAPLNPQGELIEQFYQGLPFQLTGAQQRVVAEILADLERPIPMNRLVQGDVGSGKTVVAVIALLAAVQSGYQGALMAPTEVLAEQHYRKLLEWLTPLHVPVELLTGSIRTAKRRQILDQLATGELPVLVGTHALIQEGVTFQRLGLVVIDEQHRFGVAQRAKLQAKGLLPHVLTMTATPIPRTLALTLHGDLDVSQIDELPPGRQPIQTTVLGRGDRSCAYDLIRREVAQGRQAYIVLPLVEESEKLDLKSAIAEHERLQTEIFPNFRVGLLHGRMVSSEKDATIQAFAKGELDILVATTVVEVGVDVPNATVMLIEHAERFGLSQLHQLRGRVGRGAQQSYCLLLNSSRNDVAKQRLNVLAQSQDGFFIAEMDLRLRGPGEVLGTRQSGLPDFALASLVEDQDCLEAARSAASELIAQDPELRGYPLLQAVLQQRRDRLLEGMMN from the coding sequence GTGTCCCTTGACTGGCCACGCCTACAACGCGCCCTTGCCATTGAAACGGCGCGGGGTTTTTGCAACCTTCAGGGCAATACCTATCGGTTTAATGAGTATTTACACGCAGCGTTAATGCAAGCCCCTCTGCAACAACTCCCCCTTCAGATGCGCGATCGCTGGCAGGAAACGGCGGCAGCCTATGCCCACTACAACGATCTCTCCCCCAGCCAACGACAACACCTCGTGGTGAAAACGCGCCAACTGCTCCACGATGTCCACAAACAACTCACAAGTCCACCCCCGCGCCCCCGTCCCCTCGATCAAGCGCTCAAAACAGTGAATGGGATTGGTGAGCGCACTGCGGCGAAACTGGAAAAACTCGGGCTTTATAGGGTTGCGGATCTCATTTACTACTTCCCCCGCGATCACATTGACTATGCCCGCCAAGTCCCGATTCAGCAACTGCAAGCTGGGGAGACCGTCACCCTTGTGGGTAAAGTCCGCCGTTGCAACTGTTTTACCAGTCCCCGCAATGCCAAGCTGACGATCTTAGAAATTGTTCTTCAAGATCGCACCGGGCAAATTCGCCTGAGTCGCTTCTATGCGGGTGCCCGCTATGCCCAACGGGGGTGGCAAGAGCAGCAAAAACGCCTCTATGCCCCACAGACCATTGTGGCTGCCTCTGGCCTCGTGAAACTGACAAAGTATGGCCTTACCCTTGAAGATCCGCAGTTGGAAGTGCTGGATCATGCTGGGGCAGAAATAGACTCCCTCACGATTGGCCGTATTGTGCCGGTCTATCCCTTAACGGAGGGGGTATCTCCCGATGTGATTCGCCGTGCGGTCGATCGCGTTCTGCCCTTGGTGCAGGGCTATCCTGATCCCCTACCGCAGGGGCTACGCCAACGTCACCAACTCCTGCCCTTAGACATGGCGCTACGGCACATTCACTTTCCGCCGGATCGAACGCAACTGAGTCTGGCACGGCGGCGGCTGATTTTTGATGAATTTTTTTACCTGCAACTGGGCTTACTGCAACGGCGGCGCCAGCAGCAACAGCAGGCCAGTGCCCCCCTCAATCCCCAAGGGGAACTGATTGAGCAGTTTTACCAAGGGCTGCCCTTTCAACTCACAGGGGCGCAGCAGCGGGTAGTGGCGGAAATTTTGGCGGATTTAGAGCGCCCGATTCCCATGAATCGCCTTGTCCAAGGGGATGTGGGGTCAGGGAAAACGGTTGTTGCAGTGATTGCCCTATTGGCGGCAGTGCAGTCCGGCTATCAAGGGGCACTAATGGCACCCACGGAGGTTCTGGCAGAGCAGCACTATCGCAAGCTCTTGGAATGGCTCACCCCCCTCCATGTGCCGGTGGAACTGCTCACAGGATCGATACGTACAGCCAAGCGCCGCCAGATTCTGGATCAATTGGCAACAGGGGAATTGCCGGTGCTGGTGGGCACCCACGCTCTGATCCAAGAGGGGGTGACGTTTCAGCGCCTCGGTCTCGTGGTTATTGATGAACAGCACCGCTTTGGGGTGGCGCAACGGGCAAAGCTGCAAGCTAAAGGACTCCTGCCCCATGTGTTGACCATGACGGCGACACCGATTCCCCGCACGCTTGCCTTGACCCTCCATGGGGATTTGGATGTGAGTCAAATTGATGAATTGCCCCCCGGTCGGCAGCCGATTCAAACAACCGTCTTGGGACGGGGCGATCGCTCCTGCGCCTACGATTTAATCCGTCGGGAAGTAGCCCAAGGGCGGCAAGCGTATATTGTCCTGCCTTTGGTTGAGGAATCGGAAAAACTGGATCTGAAATCCGCCATTGCCGAGCACGAGCGATTACAAACGGAGATTTTTCCCAATTTTCGGGTCGGGCTGCTCCACGGTCGCATGGTATCGAGTGAAAAGGATGCGACAATTCAAGCCTTTGCCAAGGGGGAATTGGATATTCTGGTGGCTACCACGGTGGTTGAGGTGGGGGTGGATGTCCCCAATGCCACGGTGATGCTCATTGAACATGCCGAACGCTTTGGCCTATCCCAACTCCATCAACTGCGGGGGCGGGTGGGGCGGGGTGCCCAACAGTCCTATTGTCTGCTGCTCAATAGTTCTCGCAATGATGTTGCCAAGCAACGGCTGAATGTGCTGGCACAGTCTCAGGATGGCTTCTTTATTGCAGAGATGGATCTGCGGCTGCGCGGTCCGGGGGAGGTGTTGGGGACGCGGCAATCGGGATTACCGGACTTTGCCCTCGCTAGCCTCGTTGAGGATCAAGATTGCCTAGAGGCGGCGCGATCGGCGGCCAGTGAACTGATCGCCCAGGATCCTGAGTTACGGGGCTATCCTCTGCTGCAGGCAGTTCTCCAGCAGCGGCGCGATCGCCTGCTTGAGGGCATGATGAACTAA
- the folE gene encoding GTP cyclohydrolase I FolE: MSQQSRNQLLTVQSSLESIPTCVSTQVSDAEMEQAVRTLLIGLGENPDREGLRDTPKRVVQALKFLTSGYRQSLDDLLNDAVFYEDTNEMVLVRDIDLFSCCEHHILPIIGRAHVAYIPNGRVIGLSKIARICEMYARRLQVQERLTQQIADALQGLLKPQGVAVVVEATHMCMVMRGVQKPGSWTVTSSMQGVFAEDARTRQEFLDLIRHQPSFR, from the coding sequence ATGTCCCAGCAATCCCGTAACCAGTTGTTAACCGTGCAAAGCAGCCTTGAAAGTATACCCACCTGCGTCTCGACCCAGGTGTCGGATGCTGAGATGGAGCAGGCGGTTCGCACACTCCTCATCGGGCTAGGGGAAAATCCCGATCGCGAAGGCCTGCGGGATACCCCCAAACGGGTTGTGCAAGCCTTGAAGTTTTTAACCAGTGGCTACCGCCAATCCTTGGATGACCTACTGAATGACGCCGTTTTTTACGAAGACACCAATGAGATGGTCTTAGTGCGCGACATCGATCTCTTTAGTTGTTGTGAGCACCATATTCTGCCAATCATTGGTCGTGCCCATGTCGCCTACATTCCCAATGGCAGGGTCATTGGCCTGTCAAAAATTGCCCGCATTTGCGAGATGTATGCGCGGCGGCTACAGGTGCAGGAGCGCCTAACCCAACAAATTGCAGATGCTTTGCAAGGACTCCTGAAACCGCAAGGGGTGGCTGTGGTTGTTGAGGCCACCCATATGTGTATGGTGATGCGAGGTGTACAAAAACCGGGCTCTTGGACGGTCACCAGTTCAATGCAAGGGGTGTTTGCTGAAGATGCCCGCACCCGCCAAGAGTTCCTAGATCTGATCCGCCACCAACCCTCCTTCCGCTAG
- a CDS encoding mechanosensitive ion channel, translated as MLAQISTEETSQIVGENSVNPAFDLNNLGSLLAQVIIAVALLLIGWIVATILAKITRSVLKRLRVDERLTQFFGGNESLQSISVTAILAAVVFWVIFLLAVVAFLDALRLTTVSQPLNAFLNQVFSFLPKLGAAILLADVAWVVATISKMVVTQSARSLNLDRQLPLESEGNGSSEGPATMSVAEMLGNTLYWFVFLFFLPLILGVLDLQGSLQPVQNLLNDILGALPFVFKAVIIAVVGWFIARIVRSLVVNLMTAMGIQRIGQRLGLGQTSLGESLATVIGTIVYVLVLIPTAIASLDALQIVAITEPATAMLNQVLTALPKIFTAAIILLLAYVIGRFVAETLTNFLQTIGFDQVFVWLGLERPTVDSQESQPAEAPEQRWRQPSEVMGIVALVGVLLFGAIAAVDVLDIPALSAFVTALVVVIGRVLVGTLIFAVGLYFANLVFRLLASSGTSQGRFLAQAARLATMTFVGAMALQQMGIATSIVNLAFGLLFGSIAVAIALAFGLGCRQIAASQVEEWLNLLKGRNSENS; from the coding sequence TTGTTGGCTCAAATTAGTACTGAAGAAACTTCCCAAATTGTCGGTGAAAATTCAGTGAATCCAGCTTTTGACCTTAACAATTTGGGGAGCCTTTTAGCGCAAGTCATTATTGCAGTTGCTTTGTTGCTCATTGGCTGGATTGTTGCCACTATTCTGGCAAAGATAACACGCTCGGTTTTGAAACGACTGCGCGTTGATGAACGATTGACCCAGTTCTTTGGTGGCAATGAGTCGCTTCAGAGCATATCAGTGACTGCTATTCTGGCAGCAGTGGTTTTTTGGGTCATCTTTTTGCTGGCGGTGGTGGCCTTTTTGGATGCCCTGCGGCTAACAACGGTTTCCCAGCCCCTCAATGCATTTCTCAATCAAGTTTTTAGTTTCCTGCCCAAGCTGGGGGCAGCCATCTTGCTGGCGGATGTGGCTTGGGTAGTGGCGACCATATCAAAAATGGTGGTTACTCAGTCCGCCCGTTCTTTGAATTTGGATCGCCAACTCCCCCTAGAATCTGAGGGGAATGGTTCCTCAGAGGGGCCGGCCACCATGTCTGTGGCTGAGATGTTGGGAAATACCCTCTATTGGTTTGTTTTTCTTTTCTTCCTGCCCTTAATTTTGGGGGTGCTTGATCTGCAAGGCTCATTGCAGCCTGTACAAAATCTCTTGAATGATATTCTAGGGGCACTGCCTTTTGTCTTTAAGGCGGTGATTATCGCGGTTGTTGGTTGGTTTATTGCCCGCATTGTCCGCAGCTTAGTCGTTAACTTAATGACGGCCATGGGGATTCAGCGCATTGGTCAGCGCCTCGGTCTAGGGCAAACCAGTTTAGGGGAATCCCTAGCAACGGTCATCGGTACGATTGTCTATGTCTTAGTCTTGATTCCCACGGCGATCGCCAGCCTTGACGCGTTGCAAATTGTGGCCATTACGGAACCGGCAACGGCAATGCTCAACCAAGTGCTGACGGCATTGCCGAAAATTTTTACTGCAGCCATTATTCTGCTGCTGGCCTATGTAATTGGCCGCTTTGTGGCGGAGACGCTTACCAATTTCCTACAAACCATCGGCTTTGATCAAGTGTTTGTCTGGCTAGGTCTAGAGCGTCCGACGGTGGATTCTCAGGAGTCTCAGCCGGCGGAGGCACCCGAGCAGCGCTGGCGACAGCCCTCAGAAGTGATGGGCATCGTTGCCCTTGTTGGCGTTTTGTTATTTGGGGCGATCGCTGCCGTTGATGTACTGGATATTCCTGCTCTCAGTGCTTTTGTCACTGCCCTAGTAGTGGTGATTGGTCGGGTGTTGGTCGGAACGCTGATCTTTGCGGTAGGATTGTATTTTGCCAATTTAGTGTTTCGGCTTCTTGCCAGTTCTGGCACCTCCCAAGGGCGTTTTCTCGCTCAGGCGGCGCGGCTAGCAACGATGACATTTGTGGGGGCAATGGCTTTGCAACAGATGGGCATCGCAACAAGTATTGTCAATTTAGCCTTTGGCTTGCTCTTTGGTTCTATTGCGGTGGCGATCGCCCTCGCCTTTGGGTTGGGATGCCGTCAAATTGCCGCGTCTCAAGTTGAAGAATGGCTGAATCTGCTTAAGGGCAGGAATTCCGAAAATTCTTGA
- a CDS encoding undecaprenyl-diphosphate phosphatase produces the protein MDIILWLQAVILGFVQGITEFLPISSTAHLILFSDLLGWKSVWHKTALDAMQFGSVIAVFGYFWQDIRQIVQGAWQAWQQRDWQREEWKLLVGITVGTIPALAAGLLLKWAKVELDRPQIIATMAIAMAILLGLAEKWGSRKRTYQDIGILDGFLVGCGQMIALLPGASRSGSTLTTALFLGLERQTAARFSFLLGIPTLTIATLVQAKDVFDEGTLFIPLVIATLSSMVFSYLAIAWLLRFLQRHSTWVFIWYRIGLGTALWGAIALGSLRT, from the coding sequence GTGGATATTATTCTCTGGCTGCAAGCAGTCATCCTCGGCTTCGTGCAAGGTATTACAGAGTTCTTGCCCATTAGCAGTACCGCTCACTTGATTCTCTTTAGTGACCTCTTGGGGTGGAAAAGTGTCTGGCATAAAACTGCCCTAGATGCGATGCAATTTGGTAGCGTGATCGCGGTTTTTGGCTATTTCTGGCAGGATATTCGCCAAATTGTCCAAGGGGCTTGGCAGGCATGGCAACAGCGGGATTGGCAGCGGGAAGAATGGAAACTGTTGGTTGGGATCACGGTGGGCACGATTCCCGCACTAGCGGCAGGACTTCTTCTGAAATGGGCCAAAGTCGAGTTGGATCGGCCTCAGATCATTGCCACGATGGCGATCGCCATGGCGATTCTTTTGGGACTCGCAGAAAAATGGGGTTCCCGCAAACGCACCTATCAAGACATTGGCATTTTAGATGGCTTTCTAGTGGGTTGTGGCCAGATGATTGCCCTGCTGCCGGGGGCTTCGCGTTCAGGATCGACGCTAACGACAGCTTTATTTTTAGGGCTGGAGCGGCAAACAGCGGCGCGCTTTTCTTTTCTGTTGGGCATTCCCACACTGACGATCGCCACCCTTGTCCAAGCCAAAGATGTTTTTGATGAGGGGACGCTGTTTATTCCTCTTGTGATTGCCACACTCTCGAGCATGGTTTTTTCCTATTTGGCAATCGCTTGGCTGCTGCGATTCCTGCAACGCCATTCCACTTGGGTTTTTATCTGGTATCGCATTGGCTTGGGAACTGCATTGTGGGGCGCGATCGCCCTCGGTAGTCTGCGAACCTAA